A genomic stretch from Aedes albopictus strain Foshan chromosome 2, AalbF5, whole genome shotgun sequence includes:
- the LOC115269345 gene encoding uncharacterized protein LOC115269345 yields MLDGQWEINRKTYNKGYNFFLLMAWLYPEWPIFMKTISHPQTEKAKLYANLGKRHESVRKDVERCFGILQACWKILVNPCRLFEEESMRDIITTCIVMHNMRIHFKLSNPELRNQVENVHPDMPCSETAGFSPGPQRSFHEMCEDRKNIRNAQRYYNMRNELFDHLWMTKGVSQLD; encoded by the exons ATGCTGGATGGCCAATGGGAAATTAATCGAAAAACATACAACAAAGgatataatttttttttgctgatggCTTGGCTATATCCCGAATGGcctattttcatgaaaacaaTCTCACATCCGCAAACAGAAAAGGCAAAACTGTACGCCAACC ttgggaaacgACACGAATCCGTTCGTAAGGACGTTGAACGATGCTTTGGTATCCTACAGGCGTGTTGGAAAATTCTTGTCAATCCCTGTCGACTTTTCGAAGAGGAAAGCATGCGGGACATTATTACAACATGCATTGTCATGCACAACATGCGGATACACTTCAAACTTAGTAATCCGGAACTGCGTAACCAGGTGGAAAATGTGCACCCAGACATGCCATGTTCTGAAACTGCTGGGTTCAGT ccgggaccACAACGCTCATTCCATGAAATGTGCGAGGATCGCAAAAACATCAGAAATGCTCAACGGTATTATAACATGAGGAATGAGCTTTTTGATCACTTGTGGATGACGAAAGGAGTAAGTCAGTTGGattga
- the LOC134286482 gene encoding uncharacterized protein LOC134286482 — MTVRGCGVAASIASQHLEREPPRRVSHNVSVPEYQRIVPPSRQQAIHQLNHPHSPTMRDYRLYSQEEEEDEAADPYPITRKQLAARQAISKDLPTFSGDPEEWPLFLSTFTSTTTLCGFTNDENIVRLQRSLKGRAYEAVKSRLLHPSNVSGVMSTLKMLFGQPEVIVHSMMSKINSLPALKEGKLETIVDFAISVQNFCATVDACGLEEYFYNMTFLHQLVNKLPPSIKLNWAQYRLSLPTVNLASFSSWLYTLAEAASAVTIPNIVFESHPVRSDSRAVKKCNLFINAHSEEASSGHHSGVLPNSKGADDSCLVCKGSCKSIAKCERFLEFSRDSRWATVRDLGLCRRCLQQHKGGCQAKLCGRNGCELKHHELLHNEQKSATLPLIDSKSDVSKSMPNQRQESSSHSEPISTEHGCHTHQVISSHVLFRYLPVVLHGKHRSIETFAFLDDGSELTLVDEELADELQLEGEEMPLCLLWTGGTKRREDGSKSVQLDIAAKHNGSNKYTMHGVRTVAELLLPSQTLNFEELSGMYPHLKGLPITSYQDVRPRILIGMKDQYLSLVQKSREGMIHQPIAVKTRLGWTICGGANCENPASLVHSVFHVCTCTSPSDQDLHKMMKDYFAVDSLGVAQSKTRLLSTEEERAQSLLETRTVLKENRYETGLLWRDDNIRLPDSFSMAFRRLQCLRKRMDKDLQLSDELHNKIVDLLEKGYARKLTDDELSQSFPRTWYLPIFPVTNTNKPGKIRMVWDAAATAHGVSLNSALLKGPDQLCELFTILVQFREGRVALTGDVREMFLQVLMRPEDQQCQRFLWYNKDGTLSVYVLQVMTFGACCSPSSAQFVKNLNAERFKGEYPAAVEVIQKRHYVDDMLMSVATEEEAISLAKQVKTVHAEGGFEIRNWISNSKHVIEALEENHTEEKNLDLSPELATEKVLGLWWCTDLDTFSFKIGWNRYGRALLEGQHRPTKRQMLRILMSVFDPLGLIAQFLMYLKILLQDVWRSGIDWDEQINESIFDRWQTWLQVLPRIEQIRIPRCYSKGRSFDHGAVQLHTFVDASENGIAAACYLRFNHDDGVGCSIVAAKTRVAPLKYLSIPRLELQAALIGARLARAVSEALSVQISRRNFWSDSQDVLCWIRSDHRRYSPFVAFRISEILELTEIAEWRYVPTDLNVADDGTKWKGFPDLGPEARWFNGPQFLYLTEDHWPRPSKIPTTTDLELRPSAMSHFVASEPIIRANDFSSWSRLVRIVALVQRFSSNCKLKRQRKSTINGPLSSQEISSAEAYLVRQAQCEIYSDEVALLQRSQHELNQLKTPLPKTSSLHQKSPWLDRNGVMRMRGRIANCDYATEDAKHPIILPRDHPTTKLIIAHYHQKYNHQNHETVINEIRQKYSVSKLRTAFAKIRNNCQLCKNHRIVPKVPIMADLPEARLDAFTQPFTHVGVDFFGPYEIVIGRRSEKRWGMLATCLTTRAIHIEVACTLNTDSCVMALRNFISRRGKPRTIYSDRGTNFVGANRELKEAECTINQDKLMTEFVDAETSWKFLPPSSPHMGGSWERLIGCVKKNLMGILSMRRLTDEVLRNLLTEVENTVNSRPLTHVPVDDESSPALTPNHFLIGSSNGVKPLCTADDSGENLRQCWRLSQIQANRFWKRWINDYLPEITRRTKWFTDTKPVEDNDVVVIVDPKLPRNCWPKGRIICTHPGRDGQPRSATVRTATGIYERPVAKLAVLDVRRVPE, encoded by the exons ATGACAGTGCG CGGATGTGGAGTAGCTGCATCGATCGCTTCCCAACATTTGGAAAGGGAACCACCGCGTCGGGTTTCACATAACGTGTCGGTTCCAGAGTACCAACGGATCGTCCCTCCCTCGCGCCAACAAGCAATTCACCAGCTGAATCATCCTCATTCGCCTACCATGCGAGACTATCGACTCTacagccaagaagaagaagaagatgaagcagCTGATCCATACCCGATCACACGGAAGCAGCTGGCTGCCAGACAGGCCATCTCGAAGGACCTTCCCACATTTTCTGGAGACCCGGAAGAATGGCCTCTGTTTCTGTCCACCTTCACCAGTACTACTACTCTATGTGGATTCACTAACGATGAAAATATCGTCCGCTTGCAGCGAAGCTTAAAGGGTCGAGCGTATGAAGCGGTTAAAAGCCGATTACTCCACCCATCGAACGTAAGCGGAGTTATGTCGACGCTCAAGATGCTTTTCGGGCAGCCCGAGGTTATCGTCCATTCGATGATGTCGAAAATCAACTCCCTTCCGGCTCTGAAAGAGGGCAAATTAGAAACCATCGTCGACTTCGCCATCAGCGTTCAAAATTTCTGTGCAACCGTGGACGCATGTGGGTTGGAAGAATATTTCTACAACATGACCTTTCTTCATCAACTCGTCAACAAACTGCCTCCATCGATCAAGCTAAATTGGGCGCAGTACCGCTTATCGCTACCAACAGTCAATTTGGCGTCTTTCAGCAGCTGGCTCTACACCCTAGCAGAAGCTGCTAGTGCCGTTACCATCCCAAACATCGTTTTCGAATCCCATCCCGTACGTAGCGACTCACGTGCGGTCAAGAAATGCAACTTGTTTATCAACGCTCACTCCGAAGAAGCCTCATCAGGTCATCACTCCGGAGTGCTACCGAACTCGAAAGGTGCGGATGATAGTTGCCTAGTATGTAAAGGAAGTTGTAAGTCGATTGCCAAATGCGAACGTTTCCTGGAGTTCTCGCGCGACTCTCGCTGGGCGACTGTTCGAGATCTTGGCCTTTGTCGTCGGTGTTTACAGCAACATAAGGGTGGATGTCAAGCTAAACTATGTGGAAGAAATGGCTGCGAGTTGAAGCACCACGAACTGTTGCACAACGAGCAAAAAAGCGCAACTCTGCCGCTAATAGATTCTAAAAGTGATGTCAGTAAATCAATGCCGAATCAACGACAAGAATCCTCGTCACATTCAGAGCCAATTTCGACCGAGCACGGATGTCATACTCATCAGGTCATCTCTAGCCACGTACTGTTTCGTTACCTGCCCGTAGTGCTACACGGAAAGCACAGGTCAATCGAGACTTTTGCCTTTCTCGATGATGGATCTGAGCTCACACTGGTTGACGAGGAGCTTGCGGATGAACTGCAGCTTGAAGGAGAGGAAATGCCGCTATGTCTGCTCTGGACTGGCGGAACGAAGCGACGAGAGGATGGCTCAAAGAGCGTTCAACTAGACATCGCCGCGAAGCATAACGGTTCCAATAAGTACACCATGCATGGGGTACGCACAGTTGCTGAGCTACTCCTTCCATCGCAAACACTCAACTTTGAAGAGTTGTCCGGAATGTATCCACATCTCAAGGGACTACCGATCACCTCCTATCAAGACGTCCGGCCGAGAATCCTCATCGGAATGAAGGATCAGTACCTCAGTCTTGTTCAGAAGAGCCGCGAGGGAATGATACACCAGCCGATTGCTGTCAAAACGCGGCTAGGATGGACAATATGTGGTGGAGCAAACTGTGAGAATCCCGCCAGCTTGGTACACTCGGTATTCCATGTTTGCACCTGTACCTCGCCCTCAGACCAAGATCTACATAAAATGATGAAGGATTACTTCGCAGTAGATAGTCTGGGAGTTGCTCAGTCAAAGACACGTCTCCTCTCAACAGAAGAAGAGCGAGCTCAAAGTCTGCTTGAGACTCGCACAGTGCTAAAAGAAAACCGTTACGAAACAGGACTACTGTGGCGCGACGACAACATTCGACTGCCAGATAGTTTTTCGATGGCCTTTCGACGTCTTCAGTGTCTTCGGAAGAGAATGGACAAAGATTTACAGCTATCGGATGAACTGCATAACAAGATCGTCGACCTCCTCGAAAAAGGCTACGCCAGGAAGCTCACCGATGATGAACTCTCCCAAAGTTTTCCCCGGACATGGTATCTGCCGATATTTCCCGTAACGAATACCAATAAGCCAGGGAAGATTCGAATGGTGTGGGACGCTGCTGCGACCGCCCACGGGGTTTCTCTGAACTCAGCGCTTCTAAAAGGACCTGATCAATTATGCGAACTTTTTACCATACTAGTTCAATTCCGTGAGGGCCGGGTTGCCTTAACTGGAGATGTGCGTGAAATGTTCCTGCAGGTACTCATGCGTCCGGAAGACCAGCAATGCCAGCGGTTCCTGTGGTACAACAAAGATGGGACTCTTTCAGTCTACGTCCTGCAGGTAATGACGTTCGGAGCCTGCTGCTCCCCCAGTAGTGCCCAATTTGTGAAGAACTTGAACGCCGAACGCTTCAAAGGGGAATATCCAGCGGCAGTCGAAGTAATCCAGAAGCGCCACTACGTTGACGACATGTTGATGAGTGTGGCAACAGAAGAAGAAGCAATTTCTCTCGCGAAACAAGTGAAGACGGTCCACGCAGAAGGCGGCTTCGAGATCCGCAACTGGATCAGCAATTCCAAACACGTCATCGAAGCCTTGGAGGAGAACCATACCGAAGAAAAAAACCTCGATTTATCACCGGAGCTGGCTACTGAGAAGGTTTTAGGCTTGTGGTGGTGCACCGATCTGGATACCTTCAGCTTCAAAATAGGATGGAACCGTTACGGTCGAGCGCTGTTAGAAGGTCAGCACCGTCCAACAAAAAGACAAATGCTGCGTATCCTCATGTCCGTGTTCGACCCGCTTGGGTTGATAGCCCAGTTCCTAATGTATTTAAAAATCCTGCTCCAGGACGTCTGGCGCTCTGGCATCGACTGGGACGAGCAAATTAATGAGAGCATTTTTGATCGATGGCAAACCTGGCTCCAAGTTCTCCCACGAATCGAACAGATAAGGATTCCTCGATGCTACTCCAAAGGACGAAGTTTCGACCACGGAGCAGTGCAGCTTCACACATTCGTTGATGCCAGTGAAAACGGAATTGCTGCCGCCTGCTACCTACGCTTCAACCATGATGACGGCGTGGGATGCAGTATAGTCGCCGCAAAAACCAGAGTCGCGCCATTGAAGTATTTGTCTATACCTCGACTGGAGCTTCAAGCGGCTTTGATTGGTGCTCGTCTGGCTCGAGCAGTCTCAGAAGCACTCTCGGTCCAGATctcccgtagaaatttctggtCCGACTCCCAAGATGTCCTGTGCTGGATAAGATCTGATCACCGCCGCTACTCACCATTTGTAGCTTTCCGGATCAGTGAGATCCTTGAGTTGACCGAGATAGCTGAGTGGAGATATGTTCCCACCGACTTAAACGTTGCGGATGACGGAACTAAATGGAAAGGATTTCCAGATCTGGGCCCTGAAGCGAGATGGTTTAACGGTCCACAATTTCTCTACCTCACAGAAGATCATTGGCCACGCCCATCGAAAATACCAACCACCACCGACCTGGAGCTTCGTCCTAGTGCAATGTCGCACTTCGTCGCATCCGAACCCATAATACGAGCTAATGACTTCTCCAGCTGGAGTCGACTCGTGCGAATCGTTGCGCTTGTACAGCGATTTTCTAGCAACTGCAAGCTAAAGCGCCAAAGGAAGTCAACCATAAATGGCCCTCTCTCCAGCCAAGAAATAAGTTCTGCTGAAGCATATCTAGTCCGCCAAGCGCAGTGTGAAATTTATTCCGACGAAGTTGCTCTTCTCCAACGGTCGCAACACGAGTTGAACCAATTGAAAACCCCGTTACCTAAGACAAGCTCACTGCATCAAAAATCGCCATGGTTGGACCGAAACGGAGTTATGCGGATGCGAGGCCGCATCGCCAACTGCGACTATGCAACCGAAGATGCTAAACATCCTATTATACTTCCACGTGACCACCCTACCACCAAGTTGATCATTGCACATTACCACCAAAAATACAACCACCAAAATCACGAGACCGTCATAAACGAAATTCGACAAAAGTACAGTGTTTCGAAACTTCGTACAGCATTTGCCAAGATTCGAAACAACTGTCAACTCTGCAAGAACCACCGAATCGTTCCAAAGGTGCCGATCATGGCCGATCTACCGGAAGCACGACTCGATGCTTTCACTCAGCCCTTTACCCACGTCGGCGTTGATTTCTTCGGGCCATACGAGATTGTCATCGGCCGCCGATCCGAAAAGCGCTGGGGCATGCTAGCCACCTGTTTGACGACCCGCGCAATTCATATCGAAGTGGCATGTACTCTCAACACTGATTCGTGCGTTATGGCACTGCGAAACTTTATTTCGCGAAGAGGAAAGCCCAGGACGATTTACAGCGATCGAGGAACGAATTTTGTTGGCGCAAACCGAGAGTTAAAAGAAGCGGAATGCACTATTAACCAAGATAAACTGATGACCGAATTTGTTGATGCGGAGACTAGCTGGAAATTTCTGCCCCCTTCCTCGCCACACATGGGTGGCAGTTGGGAACGGCTAATTGGCTGCGTAAAGAAGAATTTGATGGGGATCTTATCTATGAGAAGGTTGACTGACGAAGTTTTGCGGAATCTGCTGACCGAAGTAGAAAACACGGTTAACTCTCGACCTCTGACACACGTTCCAGTGGATGATGAGTCTTCCCCAGCCCTGACTCCCAACCATTTCTTGATTGGGTCATCCAATGGAGTGAAACCACTGTGTACTGCCGATGATAGTGGCGAAAACCTACGCCAATGCTGGCGGTTGTCCCAAATCCAGGCCAATCGATTCTGGAAGAGGTGGATCAACGATTATCTACCCGAAATAACTCGCCGTACCAAGTGGTTCACCGACACCAAGCCAGTAGAGGACAACGACGTGGTAGTGATCGTGGACCCAAAACTACCTCGAAACTGTTGGCCAAAAGGCCGAATCATCTGTACCCATCCTGGACGAGATGGACAACCCAGGTCGGCAACGGTTAGAACAGCAACTGGCATTTACGAACGCCCGGTGGCCAAATTAGCTGTTTTAGATGTACGGCGCGTACCGGAGTAA